One genomic region from Streptomyces sp. NBC_01431 encodes:
- the chpH gene encoding chaplin ChpH yields the protein MIKKVVAAAAATGGLVLAGAGLAVADSGAQGAAVHSPGVVSGNVVQAPIHIPVNVCGNTISVIGLLNPAFGNTCVNK from the coding sequence ATGATCAAGAAGGTCGTCGCTGCTGCGGCTGCTACCGGTGGTCTCGTTCTCGCGGGTGCGGGCCTCGCCGTCGCCGACTCGGGTGCCCAGGGTGCCGCTGTGCACTCCCCGGGCGTCGTTTCCGGCAACGTCGTCCAGGCGCCCATCCACATCCCGGTGAACGTGTGCGGTAACACGATCTCCGTGATCGGGCTGCTGAACCCCGCCTTCGGCAACACCTGCGTCAACAAGTGA